The sequence gactcactaaacacaaatgcatattTTGTAAATAATGGCTGAGTGTTGAAGTTTGACCCTGGTCCTTcatacatttaaacatttaaacatacattgcttaatataaggaatttgaaattatttgttTAACTTTTAATACtttagtatattttagcaattacatttacttttgatactttaagtatatttaaaatcaaattattttactcaagtagtattttactgtctGACTTTTATTTGAGAGACTTTTTAtaaaggtatctatacttttatgATAATTGGGTATTTTCCCCACCACTGGTGATTTGCCTGCACTGTCGGCTGCAATGTCGAACAAGCCCTGCATTTAAAAACTATTCCAAAAACGCCACTTTTTTTCCCAAATGAAGGAAAGGGAGGAATCTGTTTTTCTTTTGCCCTTCCTTTTTCGGAAAATGTAACCAATCATTGTTCCTTATATGTTTTCAACTGGCCAATCACCACCATTTCACAAAAGAGGCGGGACTATCTCCAAGGATTCGTCCGCATTGACCTCCGCCACATCCTTCGTGCCCTTTAATTCGCACATTGGCAGACTGGAAATTTATCCAGCGAGTTTTATTTTACTTGTCTATCTAAATTAGAAAATGGCGTTGCTAACACCTCTCCTTGCATTCCTCTACCACTTACCGCAGGTGTACAAGTGGCTGCTAAAACCGTACTATGTCGCGTCTCTGTTCATGTCAGTCGCGTTTCTCCTGATCCGCAAGACGCCAGGCATCTGCGAGCATCTTTCGACACAACGAGAGGATGGCAACCCCTGCGACTTTGACTGGGTCAGTATTGAATGGTGTAACAAATGGGGATTGAAAAATGGTAGGAAGGATACACGTGATTAGGCCGTGATAAAGACTGGTTAGATTGCCAacgagctaacgttagctatcccATGCTAAATGTGATGACCGAGTGGGAGTTTAGTTCGCTACATGAATGGCCATTCTGAAATTCGGTGGGAGCTGGCCTGGGTTCGACACTGAAAGATGCTATAGAGACTGTAACCCGAAACTAAATCGGAAAGTAACAGTAAGATGATGTGAGACAGAACCGAACAAAGGGTGGGTGTACTGGGGAGTTTGCAGGTGCGTGCTACCAGGACCTTGTTTttttatatatcttttttttttatctcGGGCTGAAAGTGCCACCACCATGAGTTCACGCACCAAAAACCACCCAAAAAAGTACACGGGCAAAAACTGGAGTTAGTTGCACGCCTGCCCCGACCCTGTAACGTAGAAGCAGTAGATGAAACGTCAAAAGACTAGAATGCCCTGACCTGTATGTTTTATTCTATTCTCATGTTccacagagagaagtggagattCTTATGTTCCTCAGTGCCATCGTCATGATGAAAAACAGAAGAGCTAGTAAGTATCAGCCCTGAACTAGAGCCCTGTCATCATCAGAGATCATACTTTTATGACCCATTCTCTCATCTGTTTACTTACTTAAAAACAGACTGACAACGAGGCGCACGCATCGTTATACAAAACTCCTTGACCAAATACAGCAGCTCACTATCACTAATTCACTCCATGTAAATGTTTCATACAGAGCTAAATTCAAAGGTTAATCATCAGCGGAGTTGTACCTGTCTGCGTTTAGACACTATAAAACTGCCCCCCCGCCCCCATATCAGTTGGTCATCATCACAAGTTATCACAGCCACATAGCATTTTAGAGTTTATTCGTCACATGCACAGGGTCACACATGATTGCAGGgtacagctgactagtggtggctattcagcagcctggtGGTCTGTGGGTAAATGCTATTGGCCAGTCGTCAGTTTTTGCTATGACGGTCCTGTACTGACTACGTGTGGGGCTGAGGTcataaaccccgcctatttctaTTGATCTTCCCAGCGGTCTAATGCACTACAGACCCCGGTTCgtttccaggctatatcacaacgggctgtgattgggagtcccatggggcggcgcacaattggcccagtgtcgttaggttttggccggggtaggccgtcattgtaaataagaatttgttattaactgacatGCCTTGTTGAATACACAAAAGTCCCATTTTAACCTTAACCATGCTGCCAACcatatgcctaaccttaaatgaagacggaaaaaaaaaaaacatttttgttttgatGAATGTTTATGATATAGCCAATTATGAGGCTGTTGTATCTAGGGGAAACACCCTCAGTTTGAGCTTGGGGTCTCCTTCAGCAGGCAGACATGTTTGTTTTACATGACATTCAACACACGGTTACCATTTCCGTTAAACGATTGGTACCCACTCACATTGCTAGCGAAGTTTCACTTTTGTATCCACAAGGCTAACATTTTCTGAGAATTAAACTTTGTCGGAGCAAATCGTTTGGTGTAAagccaaatgttttttttgttcttggtTACTGCTGTATATTCATGATATTGTTCTAATTATTCATCCAATATGCTATGGCAAATGTCTTGTCCACACAGCCTTATTTAAATTAATACTTTCGTGTTGTAAACAGGCTGTTTTTAATAGATCGTTCACAGGAAGAAATGATAAGGCTGTTTTGTCTGTTGACCTTGTGGTGTCATTCTGGTGTTTACGTTATTGTGGCTCTGTTGTTGGTCGTTGGCGCTCCCTTCGTCTTTCATcggcctgtctctccctcctccctaaaGTGAATCCCTCACTTGTTAGGCCTCAACTATAAACTGTCCCTCTTTCTCAGGCTCAAACAGTTTTGACACTTTTCTTCATAGTTCTTCGTGTCACTCCTTACCCGTCGTTTTACAAAACAGTTTGTTCCTGTCTTCTATTCACGTCGGTTCTTTCTCCGTCGCTCTAAATGTTATTGTTCTTTGTGTTTCCTCCCCAAGTTCACTCTTGTCCTCAACCTGCAAATTGTCCTTATTCTATGCCATAGTTTTTACTCATTTTTTTTAGATGAAAATCAAGGTTGTTTACTTGATTTaaccccttctctccatctctcgtcgTCTCAGTAACGGTGGAACAGCATGTGGGGAACATCATTCTGTTCAGTAAGGTGGCCAACGTTATCCTCTTCTTCAGACTGGACGTCCGCATGGGCCTGCTCTACCTCACCCTCTGCATCGGTCAGTACGCGCACTCGCATGCATACTCACTTTGTTCATACATACACATGCAtggatacacacagacacgcactccTCTACTGTTGTGGTAATTAGTTATACCGGTAAATGCCTAGTTAGATGACATGGCCTATAACCTGATGGCCCCTCATTCGGCTCTCTGATTGGCTGATTGTGTGTTCCAGTGTTCCTGATGACCTGTAAGCCTCCTCTCTACATGGGCCCAGAGTACATCAAGTACTTCAGTGACAAGACCATAGACGTGAGTACCACAGATTACCTCTAAGGCTCTACTGTGACTGACAATATTGCCATGTTAGTTTGAAAAATAACACCGATGCGTGTATCAAAAATTATACTTTCACAGGATCGCCGAAGGTGACACCAGTTAGGTTGTTTTTGACATTTCAGTTGAAAGTATTTTTATCAGGTGATTTCAAAGCCGATCTACGCAGAGGATGATTTTAATTGATTGAAATTGGACTTTTAGTGAAACTGATGGCTGACTTGTGACTCTGTTGCAGGACGAATTGGAGAGGGACAACAGGGTGACGTGGATTGTAGAGTTCTTCGCTAACTGGTCCCCGGAGTGTCAGTCCTTTGCCGCCGTCTACGCAGACCTCTCCCTCAAGTAAGACGGCGACTAATCTTCACTCTACACGACGAAAGTCTCCATTTTAATGCGTTGCACCATAAACCCATAGCGTCAATCAACATCCTCTCCTGGATTGTGTTCCCTATTAGTATCACCTGTCAGTTTGTGGTGCAACTGAAGTGGTACTGCTATTGCTGCGAGTTTGTTGGGAAATTGACGTTTTCTCTCTCATGGTTACAGGTATAACTGTGCTGGGCTCAAGTTTGGGAAGGTGGACATCGGCCGGTATGGAGACGTGTCTAAGAAGTAGGTCCCTTTTCTCATTCActctctttcctcctttctctcgctcgctctctctctctttctctctgcagatTGGAGTATATATTTAAGTGAAGTAGATTTCTGATTGGACGTCTCTGATTTTGAAACATTGTAATTGCTTCCCATCCTCCATCGCTCTTCTCCAGGTACAAGGTGagtacctctcccctctccaagcAGCTGCCCTCGCTGCTGCTGTTCCAGGGGGGCAAGGAGGTGATGAGACGCCCCCAGGTGGACAAGAAGTGTAGGGCCGTATCCTGGAGCTTCACTGAGGTGAGAGGATTGGTTTCAAAGCAGAACATAGAAATGCGCACacaccagggtttccgttagctGATAATAGCTgacttttagtgtgtgtgtgtgagagagaatttgcaCCAGCCCATTGACTGGGAGAGGGGAAAATCGTAGTTATCGGTCTAAGTTAATTAGCATcatatagtgtacagtatattcGCTATGTATTTTCTCACACTCGTGTAGGATACCGCGCCTTTGAGC comes from Oncorhynchus gorbuscha isolate QuinsamMale2020 ecotype Even-year linkage group LG24, OgorEven_v1.0, whole genome shotgun sequence and encodes:
- the LOC124013040 gene encoding thioredoxin-related transmembrane protein 2-B-like, producing MALLTPLLAFLYHLPQVYKWLLKPYYVASLFMSVAFLLIRKTPGICEHLSTQREDGNPCDFDWREVEILMFLSAIVMMKNRRAITVEQHVGNIILFSKVANVILFFRLDVRMGLLYLTLCIVFLMTCKPPLYMGPEYIKYFSDKTIDDELERDNRVTWIVEFFANWSPECQSFAAVYADLSLKYNCAGLKFGKVDIGRYGDVSKKYKVSTSPLSKQLPSLLLFQGGKEVMRRPQVDKKCRAVSWSFTEENIIREFNLNELYQKSKKLNKSKGDWSDKINESQFPPLHEEEEPEVDAQGEETETKKDK